The Flexivirga oryzae genome segment ATCCACGGTGAACCCGGCCGGAGCCGGGTGCCGCTCGCCTCGGCCGCCGAGGCGGCGCAGTTGCTCGTCGACCCCGTTCTCGGCGACCTGCCGTACGGCACCGGTGATGCGGTGATCGCCATGGTCAACGGGATGGGCGGCACGCCGCTGCTGGAGCTCTACCTGATGTACGGCGAAGTGCATCGATTGCTCCAGCAGGCCGGCATCCACGTCGCGCGGTGCCTGGTCGGCAACTACATCACCTCGCTGGACATGGCCGGCTGCTCGGTCACCCTGGTGAAGGCGGACGAGGAGTTGCTCGCGCTGTGGGACGCACCGGTCGACACCCCGGCGCTACGGTGGTCCTGATGACGGAGAGCGTGGACATCGACCGGTTCACCGCATGGCTGCGGGCGTTCGCCGGCGCCATACACGAGCACGCGGCGGAGCTGACCGAGCTGGACTCGGCGATCGGGGACGCCGACCACGGCTCCAACATGGACCGCGGGATGACGGCGGTTGCCGCTGCCCTCGATGCGGATGAGTTCGCCTCCGCCCCAGCGCTTTTCAAGAAGGTCGGGATGACGCTCGTCAGCTCGGTCGGCGGTGCGAGCGGTCCGCTCTACGGCACCTTCTTCCTGCGCTTCGGCGGTGCTCTGGGGGAGGGTGACGCCGATGTCACGGCCCTCGGGGCCGCCCTGCACGCCGGCATCGACGGCATCGTGCAACGCGGCAAGGCGGAGGTCGGGGACAAGACCATGGTCGACGCCTGGATGCCCGCGGTGCAGGCGTATGACGATGCGCGAGGTGACGGGCTCGCTGCTGCTCTGCGGGCGGCCGCCGAGGCGGC includes the following:
- the dhaL gene encoding dihydroxyacetone kinase subunit DhaL, whose amino-acid sequence is MTESVDIDRFTAWLRAFAGAIHEHAAELTELDSAIGDADHGSNMDRGMTAVAAALDADEFASAPALFKKVGMTLVSSVGGASGPLYGTFFLRFGGALGEGDADVTALGAALHAGIDGIVQRGKAEVGDKTMVDAWMPAVQAYDDARGDGLAAALRAAAEAAARGRDSATPLVAHKGRASYLGERSAGHQDPGATSTVLLIESAAATLAAS